One genomic segment of Cottoperca gobio chromosome 21, fCotGob3.1, whole genome shotgun sequence includes these proteins:
- the maip1 gene encoding m-AAA protease-interacting protein 1, mitochondrial encodes MALPMLRGCHRFTSTFSFTRLLLNESIILNRSGKTQLPSLSVAAAVRPYSSDRGGQQQNQKVVVFGIPNPFIWVRTRIYYFLIRAYFDNDFRIEEFTEGAKQAFSHVSRLLSQCQFEALEGLVAKDLIGKLEEKLNLLPSSHKEALSADPEEIMYTTPGDVGIYYDDEGKKFVSILMRFWYLTSARIPEDTMEGTRVFQMDINGEGEPQAKRLLSAHYEFQREFTKGVPPDWTITRIEHSKLLD; translated from the exons ATGGCGCTGCCCATGTTAAGAGGTTGTCACAGGTTTACATCAACGTTTAGCTTTACTCGCCTATTGTTAAATGAAAGCATCATCCTGAACCGGTCCGGTAAAACGCAGCTACCTTCTTTATCCGTGGCAGCAGCGGTGCGGCCGTACAGCTCGGACCGCGGCGGAcagcagcagaaccagaagGTGGTGGTGTTCGGCATCCCGAACCCTTTTATCTGGGTCCGCACCCGAATATACTACTTTCTGATCCGGGCTTACTTTGACAATGACTTCAGAATTGAAGAGTTCACGGAGGGAGCCAAGCAG GCCTTCTCCCATGTTTCCAGACTGTTGTCACAGTGTCAGTTTGAAGCTTTGGAAGGGCTTGTTGCTAAAGAT TTGATTGGAAAGCTGGAGGAGAAGTTGAACCTGCTGCCATCGAGCCACAAGGAAGCTCTGTCTGCAGATCCTGAAGAGATCATGTACACCACACCTGGAGATGTGGGGATCTACTATGatgatgaag ggaaAAAATTTGTCAGTATTCTGATGCGTTTCTGGTATCTGACAAGCGCACGTATCCCTGAAGACACCATGGAGGGAACCCGTGTCTTCCAGATGGACATTAATGGAGAGGGAGAACCACAAGCTAAGAGACTTCTAAGTGCACACTATGA ATTCCAAAGGGAGTTTACTAAGGGAGTGCCTCCAGACTGGACCATTACGAGGATAGAGCACTCCAAGCTTTTGGATTAA
- the tyw5 gene encoding tRNA wybutosine-synthesizing protein 5, with amino-acid sequence MELQEKVSVPIFTEVDKDVFLRDIYPERSPAVLRGVCLGPCLEKWTVEYLGQRGRDKEVKIHVSTVPQMDFLHKNFAYKTLPFNEFVKRASEKKHSDFFLCDEESYYLRSLGEDVRKEPADLSKQFPDLAEDFHIPHFFEPDQFFSSVFRISSCGLQLWTHYDVMDNLLAQVTGMKRVALYSPQDALHLYLSGDKSEVVDIDSPDLKRFPEFVKAKRYECVLEPGDLLFIPALWFHNTLALQFGVGVNVFWRHLPADSYDRKDPYGNKDPAAATRALQALERALHTLDELPADYRDFYGRRMIQRIQQRTHCDTTTQHSTLPSSQFTKPG; translated from the exons ATGGAGCTCCAGGAAAAAGTATCTGTTCCGATATTTACAGAAGTAGATAAGGACGTGTTTCTGCGAGACATTTATCCAGAG CGCAGCCCAGCCGTGCTGAGAGGCGTGTGTCTCGGTCCGTGTCTGGAGAAGTGGACGGTTGAATACCttggacagagagggagagacaaggAAGTGAAGATTCACGTATCTACTGTTCCGCAGATGGACTTCCTTCACAAAAACTTTGCGTACAA GACTCTGCCATTCAATGAATTTGTGAAAAGAGCATCTGAAAAGAAACACTCAGACTTCTTCCTGTGTGAC GAGGAGAGCTATTATCTTCGATCACTGGGAGAAGACGTAAGAAAG GAACCTGCTGATCTGAGCAAACAGTTCCCGGACTTGGCGGAGGATTTTCACATCCCACACTTCTTTGAACCCGATCAGTTTTTCTCCAGTGTCTTCCGCATCAGCTCCTGTGGCCTGCAGCTGTGGACACACTACGAC GTGATGGATAACCTGCTGGCTCAGGTGACGGGGATGAAGAGAGTGGCTCTCTACAGCCCCCAGGATGCATTGCACCTCTACCTGTCAG GTGATAAATCAGAAGTCGTGGACATCGACTCCCCAGACCTGAAGCGCTTTCCTGAGTTTGTGAAGGCAAAGAGATACGAGTGTGTGCTGGAGCCTGGAGATCTGCTTTTTATCCCTG CCCTGTGGTTCCACAACACCCTGGCCCTGCAGTTTGGTGTGGGGGTGAATGTGTTCTGGCGCCATCTACCTGCTGACAGCTACGACAGGAAGGACCCGTACGGTAACAAAGACCCTGCGGCTGCCACTCGAGCCCTGCAGGCCCTGGAGAGAGCCCTGCACACTCTGGATGAGCTCCCCGCAGATTATCGGGACTTTTATGGCCGCCGTATGATACAGCGCATCCAACAGCGGACGCACTGCGACACAACTACACAGCACAGCACGTTACCCAGCAGTCAGTTCACCAAACCAGGATGA